AACGTGACTCTTGATGATGTGGTGATCGAGGACACGGAGTTCTCGGGTGCTGGTGATCTCTCCGAGTTGGAGTGTGATCCGGAGCAGCCGGCGTCGTTGGCGCCGGGTGACACGTTGGAGTGTTCGGCGACGTACACGATCACTCAGGCTGACATCGACAGCGGTGAACCGCTGACCAACACCGCGTGCGTGTCGGCTGATGGTGGCATCGGTGAGTGCGACGACCACGACGTGCCTGGACCGGAGCTGGATCCCGGTATCAACCTGGTTAAGTCCTCACCGGATGATGAGCTGGTGGTCGGGGAGACGGTCACGTACACCTTTATCGCCACGAACACTGGCAACGTCACGTTGACCGATGTCGTCATCTCCGAGGTGGGCTTCGACGGTGCGGGCGAGATCGTGCTGGATATCGATCAGCCGGTCACGCTGGCTCCTGGTGAGCAGCTGGTGGGGACGGGGTCGTATGTGGTCCAGCAGGCCGATGTCGATCAAGGTGTCATCACGAACGTGGCTGACGTCGTTGGTAACACGCCACAGGATGAGCAGGTGACTGACGAGGACGACGAGCAGATTCCCGGTGTTCAGGATCCGAACCTGAGCCTGGTCAAGTCGTCCGAGGAGCAGGAGTTCGATGCTGTTGGTGATGTGATCACCTACACGTTCGTGGCGGAGAACACTGGCAATGTGACTCTCGACGGTGTGGGCATCGCTGAGGACAACTTCTCCGGTTCTGGCGAAGTATCGGAGTTGGATTGTGATCCGGAGCAGCCGGCGTCGTTGGCACCGAGCGAGACACTGGAGTGCACGGCGACCTACGCCATCACTCAGTTCGACCTCGACGCGGGGATCGTGCTGAACGCTGCCTGCGCCACGGCGGAGGGTGATGTCGAGTCGTGTGACAACCACCAGGTCACCGGAGAACAGGACCCGGGTCTGGAGTTGGTGAAGTCGGCTGACTCGGATGAGCTCGGTGTGGGCGATGTGATCACCTACTCGTTCATCGCGGAGAACACCGGCAATGTCACGTTGACTGATGTGGTCATTGAGGACACCGAGTTCTCTGGTGCTGGTGATCTGTCCGAGTTGGCGTGTGATCCGGAACAGCCGGCCACGTTGGCTCCTGGTGAGACGTTGGAGTGCTACGCGACGTATACGGTGCTGGAGGCTGATGCGGATGCTGGCGAGATCACCAACACTGCGGTGGTGTCGGGGAATGATCCCGACGGGGAATCGGTGACTGGTACCGATGATGAGGATGTGTCCGTGGTGCCTGATGCGCCGAAGCCGCCGGACCCGCCGAAGCCGCCGGACAAGCCGGATCCGCCGAAGGATCCCGAACTGCCGGACACCGGTTCAGGTCTGCAGACATGGTTGCTGTTGATCGGGCTGGCTCTGCTCTTCGTCGGGCTGAGCGTGGCTGCGTCGACACGGCGTGAGCCGCAGGGAACCGAGGAAGTTTAGACCTGATTGCCTGGCTCACCACCTCACCGGGGAATGGGGCAGGCAACCAGTACGGATGGGGCGGCCGGTGAACCCCTCGAAGGGTTCACCGGCCGCCCCCGCCGTCACAGAGGACGAGCCCACGCCGAGCACGGAGNNNNNNNNNNGGTTGGGGGTCTGAAATGCTGTGGTGTGGGGGGGGCGGGTCACCCCCGTTCGGGGCCCCCCCCCCGCCCCATGCTTCACTGAGGCCGAGCCACGGCCGTGCCCGTAGAAGGCCGTGTATGCCCGAGCGGACGTCCAGAACAGGGGAGCGTCCGGCTCCCAGGGACGAGATCAGTCGCTGAGGTCGCAGGCCAATGTGAGATAGGCGGCGCGCAGCGCGCATCGCGCCCGGCTAGCGAGGCTGGAGACCGCGTTGGCGTTCATCGACAGCTCACGGGCGATTTCCGCCGGTGCGTAGCGATCGACCTCGATGAGCCACAGAATGCTCCTCCACCGCTGTGGCAGGCTCGCCCAGGCCGCACCCACCAGATCGGACTGCGGCGTGGGCACGGTGGGGGCGTCGACCAAGTGCTCGGACCAGATGTCGTCCGTACATATCGTTCGGCGCTCGGCCGTCCAGTGTTGGTAGGCGAGGCGCCGGACCGTGGAGAGGAGATAACCTTCGAACGAGTCAGTGGGGCCGCGCCCGGCCCGAATCGCACGGATAACGAGGTAGAAGGCCTCCTGCACCATGTCATCAGCCGCGTGGTGATCGCGTAAGATTCGATTCGCGGTTTGCCGGGCTAGCGGTGCAATCTCCCGGTAGACCGTATCGACAGCGTCATCGTCGCCAGCGCGGATCCGATCGAGGGCCGCGCATTCAACCTCAACTCCCACCCCATGAGTCACATGATTGACCCTGCCGTGACGCCCTTCGCCGGTCATCCGGGGTTCCCGCAGTGTCGAGGGTGAAGCGCCTGCGTGTGTACTCGCAATATGGGACGAAAGGAGAGAAAAAACCCTCGATGGGGCGACGTGTCGATAACTCATACAGAAAATTTGCCGCGACGCGTGCTGATCGGGGCGCTATGCCCCTCATTCATACAAAGGGGAACGTTCACGGCATTGCCGGGGACTCCCATCCCACGGGGGACGGCGCTTCGCTTCTCGGCCCCCCAAGTTCGACAAAGAAGCGGAGCGCCGCTTGGGTGATCGGAGCATCGCCCACACAAAGGCCCGTGTGCAACGACAATCGTCGTCGCACACGGGCCTTTGAACGTAACCGGTGGCCGCTCAGGCTGGTCATGAGCTGGGCCACCGGGCTCAGGGCCGTGCGGGCCTCTCCTTACAGATCGAAGTAGAGCTCGAACTCGTGCGGATGCGGCCGCAGACGGATCGGGTCGACCTCGTTGGTGCGCTTCCAGTCGACCCAGGTCTCGATCAGATCGGCGGTGAAGACATCACCCTCGAGCAGATAGCCGTGATCCTCTTCGAGGGCATTGAGCGCCTCGGGGAGCGACGCCGGCACCGTGGCGATGTCGCCGTACTCCTCGGGCGGGAGCTCGTAGAGGTCCTTGTCGACGGGCTCCGGCGGCTCGATCTTGTTACGGATCCCGTCGATGCCGGCCATCAGCATGGCGGAGAAGGCCAGGTACGGGTTGCACGACGGGTCGGGGACCCGGTACTCGATCCGCTTCGCCTTGGGGGACGTGCCCGTGATCGGAATCCGGACCGCGGCCGACCGGTTGCGCTGCGAGTAGACCAGATTGACCGGAGCCTCGTAACCCGGAACCAGGCGGTGGAACGAGTTGACCGTCGGGTTGGTCAGGGCGAGCAGCGACGGCGCGTGCTTGAGCAGACCACCGATGTACCAGCGAGCCATGTCCGAGAGCCCGGCGTAGCCGAGCTCGTCGAAGAAGAGCGGCGAACCGTCCTTCCACAGCGACTGGTGGCAGTGCATACCCGAGCCGTTGTCGCCGAAGATGGGCTTCGGCATGAACGTGGCGGTCTTGCCCGCCTCCCACGCGACATTCTTGACGATGTACTTGTAGAGCATCAGCCGGTCACCGGCGTGCAGCAGGGTGTCGAAGCGGTAGTTGATCTCGGCCTGTCCGGCGCTGCCGACCTCGTGATGCGAACGCTCCACCGCGAAGTTGGCACCCATCAGCGTCTTGACGATGGTGTCGCGAAGGTCGGCGTAGTGGTCGGTGGGCGGCACGGGGAAGTAGCCACCCTTGTACCGGGTCTTGTAGCCGCGGTTGCCACCGTCCTCGTCCCGGCCGGTGTTCCACGCGGCTTCAATCGAGTCGATGTAGTAATACCCGGCGTTCTCGCGGGTCTCGAACCGGACGTCGTCGAAGACGTAGAACTCCGCTTCAGGGCCGAAGTAGGCGGTGTCGGCCAGCCCGGAACTGGCCAGGTAGGCCTCAGCCTTCGCGGCGATGTTGCGGGGGTCCCGGCTGTACGGCTCGTCCGTGAACGGGTCGACGATGGAGAAGTTCAGCGCCAGCGTCTTGGCCTTGCGGAACGGGTCGACGAACGCCGTGGCGGGGTCGGCGATCAACTTCATGTCGGATTCGTGGATGGCTTGGAAACCACGGATGGACGAACCGTCGAACATGACGCCGTCCGCCAGCGAATCGGCGCCGAACGCCTCCGTCGGCATGTTGAGGTGCTGCATGACCCCAGGAAGGTCACAGAAACGGACGTCGATGAACTCGACGCCCTCGTCTTTGACGAACTTCAGGAGCTCGTCGGCGTTGGTGAACATGTGTTTCTCCTTCGCGCCGCGCGAGGATTGGCCGGGTTCGACGGTCTGCGTTGACCGACGTGCTCTCGATAGCCACGGACGGTAAGAGGGCAGGATTTCCCCCTCGTGTCTCAATTGTTTCATGAGTGTTACGCCACAGTGTGCGGCTTTAACATTGACGTGTGAAGAGGCCGCCCCGGAGAGGTCAGGCTTCGGCTGTGTGACGAGTCAGCGTCAGCCCGCGCCGTGCGTCGCCTGAGTTGGCCGATAAGCTCGCAGGAGTGAGCACCGACGATCCTTCTGTTTCCCGTTCCGGACTTCCCGCCACTGGTCCCGGCTCGCCTGCTACGTGGGGAAGGCGGGTCGCGGCGCTGATCGTGGATTGGATCCTGGCCAACGTCGCCGCCTTCATCATCGTGGGCGGTCAGGTCTGGGACGTCGAGGCCGGGCTGACATGGCTCCCGCTGTTGTGCTGGTTCGGTCTGGTATGGCTCGCAACGGCCTTGACCGGTGCAAGCATCGGGCAGTGGATGCTCAGGCTACGGATCGTGCGGCTGTCCGGCGGCAGGGTCGGTATCGGTGCGGCGGCGCTGCGCACGGCGCTGATCCTGCTCATCATCCCGCCGCTGATCTTCGACAAGGACCGGCGTGGTCTGCACGATCTGGCCGCCAATACCGCCGCTGTGAACGGACCGGAGTCTCGCTGAACGGCCGTCCGGTACATGGAGTCTCTCCATGGCGTGGTGGGCATCAGCGAGGGAGCCCACCGGGCGAAGCCTCGCTCCGACCGAGTCTGCTGGGCAAGGAGAGACTCCATGTACCGGACGCCACAAGGGGCCCGAGGAGTCGCGGCGTTCCTCAGCGACGGTTGGTGGGCGGGGGAGGGCCACCGCTGGGCATCTTGATGCCTTTGGGGAGCGGGCCCTTGGGCATACCGACCGGCTGGGTGCCCAGCGCACGCAGCCGGTGGCGCAGCTCGGTGATCTCGGCGCCGCGGAGATTCTTCGGCAGCTTGCGTAGATGCTTGGGCAGCTTGGGCAGCGGGACGAGACCATCGCCGCGGCCGACGACGATGTCGTAGACAGGCGTTTCCGGCGCGACCCGGGCGTGGCGCTTCTTCTCCTGCGCCAGCAGATTGCTCACCCGGCTGGGGACCTCGCCTTCACCGATGAGCACGATGCCGGGCTTGCCGACCGCCCGATGAACGACGTCCTGATAGCGGTTGGCGCCGATACCGGGTGTGGTGTCCCAGCCACGCCTAAGGGTGCCGAGTGCCGCCGCGGCTGCGCCAGGCTGCCCCTCGATCTGTGCGTACGCGGCGCGTTCCGCACGACGGCCGAAGACGATGGCACCGGCGAGCAGGGCGGACGGGAGGCCCATGATGAGCCACATCCACAGCGGGCCGAGCAGCAGGCCGATGAGCACGACCAAGCCCAAGACTCCGAGCATGTAGCCGAGCGTGATCCAGCCGACCCACCGATCTGACCGCCTGGCCATCTTGTAGGTCTGTTTGATCTGTGCGATCCGGCCCGGCTTCTTCTCGGTGGGCTCCTGGTCCTTCTTACGCGCCATACGTGAATCCTACTAACAGCTCGCGGGGTTGCGAGCGCCGGTCAGTGGGCGAATCGGGTCAGCTCGACCGGCGGCGCGCCGGAAGCGGGGCGCTGGGTCAGC
This portion of the Phytoactinopolyspora mesophila genome encodes:
- a CDS encoding sigma-70 family RNA polymerase sigma factor; this translates as MSYRHVAPSRVFSLLSSHIASTHAGASPSTLREPRMTGEGRHGRVNHVTHGVGVEVECAALDRIRAGDDDAVDTVYREIAPLARQTANRILRDHHAADDMVQEAFYLVIRAIRAGRGPTDSFEGYLLSTVRRLAYQHWTAERRTICTDDIWSEHLVDAPTVPTPQSDLVGAAWASLPQRWRSILWLIEVDRYAPAEIARELSMNANAVSSLASRARCALRAAYLTLACDLSD
- the glnA gene encoding type I glutamate--ammonia ligase, which codes for MFTNADELLKFVKDEGVEFIDVRFCDLPGVMQHLNMPTEAFGADSLADGVMFDGSSIRGFQAIHESDMKLIADPATAFVDPFRKAKTLALNFSIVDPFTDEPYSRDPRNIAAKAEAYLASSGLADTAYFGPEAEFYVFDDVRFETRENAGYYYIDSIEAAWNTGRDEDGGNRGYKTRYKGGYFPVPPTDHYADLRDTIVKTLMGANFAVERSHHEVGSAGQAEINYRFDTLLHAGDRLMLYKYIVKNVAWEAGKTATFMPKPIFGDNGSGMHCHQSLWKDGSPLFFDELGYAGLSDMARWYIGGLLKHAPSLLALTNPTVNSFHRLVPGYEAPVNLVYSQRNRSAAVRIPITGTSPKAKRIEYRVPDPSCNPYLAFSAMLMAGIDGIRNKIEPPEPVDKDLYELPPEEYGDIATVPASLPEALNALEEDHGYLLEGDVFTADLIETWVDWKRTNEVDPIRLRPHPHEFELYFDL
- a CDS encoding RDD family protein, with the translated sequence MSTDDPSVSRSGLPATGPGSPATWGRRVAALIVDWILANVAAFIIVGGQVWDVEAGLTWLPLLCWFGLVWLATALTGASIGQWMLRLRIVRLSGGRVGIGAAALRTALILLIIPPLIFDKDRRGLHDLAANTAAVNGPESR
- a CDS encoding DUF4191 domain-containing protein; translated protein: MARKKDQEPTEKKPGRIAQIKQTYKMARRSDRWVGWITLGYMLGVLGLVVLIGLLLGPLWMWLIMGLPSALLAGAIVFGRRAERAAYAQIEGQPGAAAAALGTLRRGWDTTPGIGANRYQDVVHRAVGKPGIVLIGEGEVPSRVSNLLAQEKKRHARVAPETPVYDIVVGRGDGLVPLPKLPKHLRKLPKNLRGAEITELRHRLRALGTQPVGMPKGPLPKGIKMPSGGPPPPTNRR